The segment GCGAAGTAGATGATTTTTTGGTAAATTTAGCCATAATTAAACACAGATTACACAGATTAAATCATAGATTACACAGATGAAAAAATCTTAATGATAATTCCCCAATTTTAAATCCCATAATCCGTAGGTTCTGCCTCCGATATCTGCAATGGGTATTCCCTTCGGGCTTTATCATACATAGCTTTGTCACCTTTATTTTTTTTATTTAGCCTGAGATATTTCTCTACTGTAATACCTAAAAATTCTGCTCTTAGTTCATGATAAGCAGTTTTGATCTCATCTATTACGTTGATATACATGTCATAACTGGTCCCCCTGTCTGCCTTAATAGACACCACGGCATCCTTGGGGCTGTCAGAAAGTCTCGGGTTACGTTTCCGGTTAGCTAAAAACTCTTTTGTTTTTTCTTTTAATAGTGATACGTCCATTCTTTCTTCCTCAACCAACAGCATGTCTTTTGAGTTGATCAAAACCTTCCAGATATTTCTCTGTTTCATTTTAATTTCCGGGGGCGGCTCATCCGGATCTATCTTGGGAGGCAAAAGGATAGGAAGCCCTTTATCCGTAGCAATAGTGGTGACCATAAGGAAAAAAACCAACAACAAAAAAGCGATGTCGGCCATGGTGCTGGCGTTGATCGTTGCGGATCCTCTTGATTTTCTTTTGATCATTTGTATTAAATAAAAAAACGATCCCGAGTACCCGGGATCAACAGCCGCTTACTTTTTGAAAAATCTGGCTATTAATTCAGAATAAAAAATTCCGATAATGGCAAAGAATGTCAAAATATACATCATTATGAGTACCCCACCGATCAATTTAGATTCTGTAGCGCCAACTTCAAATTTGGCATACAAATCGGTTACTTCATTACCTGAAATTACCCAGCAGATCAAATAGAGTACTAAAGATAATCCAACAACAATACCTGCAGGCTTTCTAAGTTTAGGCTGTTCCTTTAATTGCCTAAGGAAGAATCCTATCGCTAACAATACACATCCTAAAAACAGGATATAGCCTATAATAATAATTAAGTCTACCATAGTATTAGTAGTTATTAGTTAGTGGTTTTTAGTTATGATTATTTACCCCCACACCAAAAGTTTTGTTGAGGGGGTTTAGTTATTGGTTTTAGTTTATTAGTCTTTTTACCATAACCTTTTTATATCATAATCATCAAAAAGTTTGTCTTTGCTAACTATCGTCATATTTTCCATTTTCGCTTGTGATATAATTAATCTATCAAATGGATCTTTATGATGAAATTCTAATTTACTAACCTCTAAAGTATGTTCAAAGTTAATTGATAA is part of the Cytophagales bacterium genome and harbors:
- a CDS encoding biopolymer transporter ExbD, translated to MIKRKSRGSATINASTMADIAFLLLVFFLMVTTIATDKGLPILLPPKIDPDEPPPEIKMKQRNIWKVLINSKDMLLVEEERMDVSLLKEKTKEFLANRKRNPRLSDSPKDAVVSIKADRGTSYDMYINVIDEIKTAYHELRAEFLGITVEKYLRLNKKNKGDKAMYDKARREYPLQISEAEPTDYGI